The DNA segment TTGTGGCTGATGACCTAAGCGAAGCCCCTCCGCTGGATGTCCTATGTGGATTTTTGGCTATCCGTAATTCAAAAATGAATAATAAATGAACGCCTATCTTGTTTGGCGGGGCGTTTTCAGCTCACCTGAAGATCTGGGTTAATCCATTTCTCATAACCCGCTACCCTTGTGCGTGGTGTGACAGCTCTCGCCGCAACGATCGAAGGACTCGTTGCCGCCACCAACGTAGATGCTCCGCACCGGGCCGAACTTCTGCACATGCGACGCCGGGTAGCTGCGGTGGCAGGACAGGCAGGCAGCCTTGCTCGTGCGCTGGATGCTGGCGCCGTCGCGATGGCAGGCCGAGCACTGGTTCAGCGGCGCGCTGAAGCGCTCGCTGCGTGAGTGGATGAAATGGATGCGCACGTAGGCCTCATTGTCGGGCTCGAAGGACAAAGGCGAATGACAGGCATTGCAGGCTGCCAGGTTGCCGTTGCCGTGCAACAGCGTCGCCAGCTCGCCACCATCCTTGTGGCAATTGGCGCAGTTTGTCACAGTCAACCGCGGCTCGCCGCGCTGCGTCGTGCCAACCAATATCTCGATGGTCTGGGACCCCGGGATGTCCTCGCCCAGATAGACGCGGCGGCCCTTGACTGTCACCAGGTAAGTGCCTGGCCGGGCATTGTCCGGCACGTGGAAGGTAAACTTGTCGCTCACCGGTGCGGCCCAGCCGGTGTGTCTGGGATCGAAGGCGCCACCGAACAAGTCGTTGGAAGGGGGGAAGAGCTGGAACTCCGCATAGAGCCCATCGCGTTCCGGCTTGCCGACATTCTGCGTCACGTTCTTGCCGAGGAAATCCTCGAGCTGCACCAGGCTGCGTATCGGTTGCAGCGCATCGGCCGGGCCAATGATCTGCGCCATCAGCATGCGCTCACGGTGCTTGCGCCGGTACCAGGCCGCCGCCGGCTCGTCGAAGCCGCGGTAGTACTGCAGGCCGGCCGGGGCGCGACCGGCGCGGAAGTCGTTATAGGTCGGCAGAGAGCCTGCTGGATGCAAGCGCTTGCCGGTCCCGTCGAGCTGGCTCAGCTGGAAAGTGATGGCCGTACCCGGTGCGTAGCTGCCGTCGGCGCCCGGCGGCGTCAGGGCCTCGATGGCAATCTTGTAGCCGTAGCTGAACTCCGGCTTGTCGACCAGCTGCACGGGGATGGCATAGGTCACCGATGGGCGCAATGACCAGCGCAGTTGCAAGGCCGCTGTCCCGGCGGGCAGGCGCAGAGTTTGCTCGGGGTGGCGCGAATTACGCAATTCGATCAAGGCCTCTTCCTCGAACTTGCGCGCCTTGTTGCAGTCGCTCATGGACTTGCAGTCGGACACCCACTGGATAGCGCGAAAGCGGTTGATGAACATCGTCTCGCGGTTCGGCGCACCCTTGACCAAACCCACGTCCACTGTCACCGCCGGCGCAACTGCCTTGCCCTTGGCATCGACCGGCGTGACGGTGAAGCTCGCCGGCTGCCGCATCCATTCGGCGCCACTGTAGAAGCGTCGCCGGGTATAGCTCCCGTCCGGATTGGGCTGGTCCACGAACTCTTGCTCCATGTTCGCACCCGTCCACGGCAGGTTGGCGAACATACCCCTCTTCGACAGACCGGCAATGCCTTCGTCGCGCGTCGCCTTGAGGTGGGCGCGGATGTCGATCTGGTTGATGTAGAAGGCCTGGTCAGCCTTGACTTTAAGGGGCACTCCTTTGCCATTGTCGATCTCAAGTGCCAACCCGACCGGCGCTTCCGTTCCTGCCGATACTGTCGAAGCTAGTAGACTCACAGCGAAAACAAAACAACCCAGTTTGCCCACCACGCTCTCCTTTGTAGCCTCTCTGCTTTTGTTCATCACAGATCATTGCCACCCTTGGTTTCATTTGTCCCGTTTTCCTGGCTAAAACGATGTCTCGCCGCCCCCATAGACTTTTATCGGTACTCCGGAAAGCGCTTCGCCGCACGTCTTGCCAACACGGTAGGTTTCCTGGAAATATAAGGAATGCTTTCGATCCTCGGTCATGATATGCGGATGCATGGAGCACACCATGTTTTCCGGCAGGACAAAATCGTAGCCTTCGCCGATACGCGGCATCTCGATCATGGTCATGCCGATGGAATGGCCGGACACATGCCCGAGGCGGTAGCCGCGATCATGGAAAGGCTTGACACAGGCGCGATGGACATCGACCGCCGTATTGCCGGCCTTCATGTACGCCTTGGCGAGTTCGTGGAATTCCTGGTAGGCGGTGAACATCTCCTGCGTTACGGCATCGATGCCGCGCGGCGCCAGGACGCGTGAGAATTCGACCCAGTGGCCGCCCTCTCCGGCGATTTCGAGGCCATACAGCATGGCGTCGCTATCTTCAATGGCGCGACCGGTCGGGAAAGTCATCTGCGGCATGATCGAGCCGTTGGGACCCGCGCAAATCATGTCCATGGTCTTTCGCGCCGTGCCGGCGGCGGCGAACAAGTCCTCGGCCACGCCCATCAATTCGGCTTCGGTCATGCCTTCCCGATAGGCCTTCAGCACTGCGAGGACGCCCGCCTTGTTGATTGCCATGGAATTGCGCACCGAGGCGAGTTCCTCCTCGCTTTTTTGCGCGCGTGCGTAATCGAACGGAATATCGAAATCGATCAGGTCGAACCCGGTCTTGAGCAGGGCGGCATAGTCACGCACGGTCATGATGTACTCAAGGCCGTAGACGCCGATCTTCCTGGCACCCTTGCCCTTGAGATATTCGGCCATCCATTCGCCGCAGTGCGCCGGGAACTCGCGATTGTCGATGAAAGTCGCCGAGTGATCGCCGACCCAGGTGGCCTCGCGCGGGAACACCGCGACCGGGTCGCCGACCAGCGGCACCACGACATAGGCATAGCGATGCAGGATGTGGAAGCCGCACATATAGCGCACGGCGCCTTCAAAGCCGGTGTACTCACTGCCGCTGACAATCAGATAATCGAGCCCGGCCTGTTGCATGGCGTTGCGCACGTTCTTGTAACGGCGCCCGATTTCGGCCTTGCTGGGGGTAAAGCGGTTGATGTAGGTTTTCATGGTTTTCAATCCTTCAGGGTCCAGGAGAATTCCAGGCCCTTGATCATCACGGCCATGGCATCGTTCAATGGCGTCGGCACTCCGACTTCCTTGCCGATCTTGGCAATGCCGCCATTCAGGGCATCGACCTCGGTGGCCCGCTCCGCCAGCACATCCTGCAGCATGCTCGGCTTGTGCCTGTAGGCCACCTTCTTGCCATACTCCAACAGCGCGACGGGATCGCCATCGAGCGTAATGCCCAGCGCCTTCGACACCGCGATACCTTCCTGCGCCAGCGCGAACATGACCGGCCAGACCTGTTCGCAGGCAATGCCATGCGGCAAGCGCGTCAAAGCGCCCATGGCGTTGGAGGCCGAGTTGAAAATCAGCTTGGTCCACAACGCGCCACGCGCGTCCTCCATCGGCAGGCAGATCATGCCGCTGCGGTTCATGGCCTCGGCAAGCTGGTTGACTTCCGCCATCGAAGCGGGTTTCGGGCCAAATGGGCCGATCCAGGTCTTGCCACCGGTATCTTGATTGGCAACGCCAGGCGCCGTGATGTGACCGGCGGGGAAAGTCGTGCCGAGAATCACGCGCGGCACGTATTCGGCAATGATTTCCTCGTTGCCGACGCCGTTCTGCACCGAGCAGACCGCGCCGTTCGTGAAGATGTGCGCCGTGGCTTCAATCGCCGCACGGGTATGCAGCGTCTTGGCGGCAATGATGCCGAAGTCGCACTTGGGAATCTCCTGGGCATTGGTGCGTGCGTGCACCGGAGCAACAAAGTCGGCCAGGCCGGTCAGGCGCAGGCCATACTTGTTGATGGCATCGACATGCGCGGTATTGGGATCATAGGCCCACACCTCGACGTCGGACAAACGCGCCAGATGCGCACCGAAAAGACTGCCGATTGCTCCACATCCAATAATGCATACTTTCATTTGGTCACCCGTTCAATGATTTGCTTGTTGATCTTCCAGCTGGCTTCCCGCGCCTTCACCAGCCGATACAGGGTTTCGCTGATCGGTACCGGCACCTTGGCTTCGCGCGCAGCGCGCACAATGGAACCGGTGATCCAGTCGATCTCGGTGGGGCGGTGGGCACGCACATCCTCGAGCATCGAGGGCGCATGAGCATAGTCTTCGTTGCCGGTCTGCCCGTGGCTCGTCGCTTCGACGTTCATTTCCCAGGGATCCTCGAACAGCTTGATTCCAAGCGCCGCGGCGACACACTTGCCCTCGTCCATCATGGCGTGGACCAGGTGACCCAGGTCAGTGAGCGCGCCGCGTTCTGCGAAAGCCCTGACGTGAGGCAGATCGGTGATGGCTGCGACGCTGTTCACCGTGGCATTGAAGATGAGTTTGGACCACTGGGCCGGCAGCAGGTCGGGGAAGGCTTGCGCCTTGAGGCCTGATGCCGTGACCAGTGCAGCTACCTGCTGTACCTGTTCATAAGTCGCGCGGCCCTTGGCCCAGGGACCCATCCATGTCGCGGTGTCGAGTTCGTACTCGACATGCACGTCGGAATGACGATTGCCACTCATGAAGGTGACGGCCGAAATAATCGGCCAATCGCCATGCTTGGCAACGATATCCTCGCAGCCCAAACCGTTCTGGACGGTCATCACCAGCGCATTGGGGAAGTGCCCCGTCATGGTCCTGGCAGTTTCCGCGACCGCGCTGGCCTTGGTGGCGATAATCACCAGATCGACATCGCCAAGATCAGCCGGACTCGTCGACGCCAGCACCTTGGCTTGCCGATTGGTCTTGCCACTGACCCTGAGCCCCATTTTGTTCAGCTGATCGGCATGCTCCTGGCGCCGGACCAGCACCGTGGATACTGCCACGCTCTCGAGGTGGCCTGCAAACAGGCTGCCAATGGTACCGGCCCCCGCAACGCAAATTCGCTTGATTGGTTTTGTTGTCATTTATCACCCGTGGCGGGAACGCAGCCGCCGGTAAGGGGAAGCGGTTTTCGGGATGATCTCCGTAACAAACCACCAGTTAGGTATCTTCACCGACCTGAAAGTCGGAGCGCTTCAGTTACGTGGGGGCGGTTGCTCCCGCGC comes from the Georgfuchsia toluolica genome and includes:
- a CDS encoding ketopantoate reductase family protein, which translates into the protein MTTKPIKRICVAGAGTIGSLFAGHLESVAVSTVLVRRQEHADQLNKMGLRVSGKTNRQAKVLASTSPADLGDVDLVIIATKASAVAETARTMTGHFPNALVMTVQNGLGCEDIVAKHGDWPIISAVTFMSGNRHSDVHVEYELDTATWMGPWAKGRATYEQVQQVAALVTASGLKAQAFPDLLPAQWSKLIFNATVNSVAAITDLPHVRAFAERGALTDLGHLVHAMMDEGKCVAAALGIKLFEDPWEMNVEATSHGQTGNEDYAHAPSMLEDVRAHRPTEIDWITGSIVRAAREAKVPVPISETLYRLVKAREASWKINKQIIERVTK
- a CDS encoding cytochrome c3 family protein — encoded protein: MNKSREATKESVVGKLGCFVFAVSLLASTVSAGTEAPVGLALEIDNGKGVPLKVKADQAFYINQIDIRAHLKATRDEGIAGLSKRGMFANLPWTGANMEQEFVDQPNPDGSYTRRRFYSGAEWMRQPASFTVTPVDAKGKAVAPAVTVDVGLVKGAPNRETMFINRFRAIQWVSDCKSMSDCNKARKFEEEALIELRNSRHPEQTLRLPAGTAALQLRWSLRPSVTYAIPVQLVDKPEFSYGYKIAIEALTPPGADGSYAPGTAITFQLSQLDGTGKRLHPAGSLPTYNDFRAGRAPAGLQYYRGFDEPAAAWYRRKHRERMLMAQIIGPADALQPIRSLVQLEDFLGKNVTQNVGKPERDGLYAEFQLFPPSNDLFGGAFDPRHTGWAAPVSDKFTFHVPDNARPGTYLVTVKGRRVYLGEDIPGSQTIEILVGTTQRGEPRLTVTNCANCHKDGGELATLLHGNGNLAACNACHSPLSFEPDNEAYVRIHFIHSRSERFSAPLNQCSACHRDGASIQRTSKAACLSCHRSYPASHVQKFGPVRSIYVGGGNESFDRCGESCHTTHKGSGL
- a CDS encoding M24 family metallopeptidase encodes the protein MKTYINRFTPSKAEIGRRYKNVRNAMQQAGLDYLIVSGSEYTGFEGAVRYMCGFHILHRYAYVVVPLVGDPVAVFPREATWVGDHSATFIDNREFPAHCGEWMAEYLKGKGARKIGVYGLEYIMTVRDYAALLKTGFDLIDFDIPFDYARAQKSEEELASVRNSMAINKAGVLAVLKAYREGMTEAELMGVAEDLFAAAGTARKTMDMICAGPNGSIMPQMTFPTGRAIEDSDAMLYGLEIAGEGGHWVEFSRVLAPRGIDAVTQEMFTAYQEFHELAKAYMKAGNTAVDVHRACVKPFHDRGYRLGHVSGHSIGMTMIEMPRIGEGYDFVLPENMVCSMHPHIMTEDRKHSLYFQETYRVGKTCGEALSGVPIKVYGGGETSF
- a CDS encoding ketopantoate reductase family protein translates to MKVCIIGCGAIGSLFGAHLARLSDVEVWAYDPNTAHVDAINKYGLRLTGLADFVAPVHARTNAQEIPKCDFGIIAAKTLHTRAAIEATAHIFTNGAVCSVQNGVGNEEIIAEYVPRVILGTTFPAGHITAPGVANQDTGGKTWIGPFGPKPASMAEVNQLAEAMNRSGMICLPMEDARGALWTKLIFNSASNAMGALTRLPHGIACEQVWPVMFALAQEGIAVSKALGITLDGDPVALLEYGKKVAYRHKPSMLQDVLAERATEVDALNGGIAKIGKEVGVPTPLNDAMAVMIKGLEFSWTLKD